The following coding sequences are from one Lolium rigidum isolate FL_2022 chromosome 6, APGP_CSIRO_Lrig_0.1, whole genome shotgun sequence window:
- the LOC124667985 gene encoding glyoxylase I 4-like, which translates to MVNTKAAAQGGGLRLASLNHISVVCRSLESSLAFYCDVLGFFPIRRPGSFDFDGAWLFNFGIGVHLLQAEDPESMPPMKTEIDPKDNHISFTCESLEVVQRRLKEMGIEYVQRRVEEGGIYVDQLFFHDPDGFMVEVCTCDNLPVIPLVPAPICKRAAAASKQQFTVPVAVADPAPAKTTGGGCIGEEVAASAMMACPEQACMQV; encoded by the exons ATGGTGaacacgaaggcggcggcgcagggcggGGGGCTGCGGCTGGCGTCACTGAACCACATCTCGGTGGTGTGCCGGTCCCTGGAGAGCTCGCTGGCGTTCTACTGCGACGTGCTCGGCTTCTTCCCCATCCGCCGACCAGGATCCTTCGACTTCGACGGCGCATG GCTGTTCAACTTCGGGATCGGCGTGCATCTGCTGCAGGCGGAGGACCCAGAGAGCATGCCACCCATGAAGACGGAGATCGACCCCAAGGACAACCACATCTCCTTCACT TGCGAGAGCTTGGAGGTGGTCCAGCGGCGGCTCAAGGAGATGGGCATCGAGTACGTGCAGCGGCGCGTGGAGGAGGGCGGCATCTACGTGGACCAGCTCTTCTTCCACGACCCCGACGGCTTCATGGTCGAGGTCTGCACCTGTGACAACCTCCCCGTCATCCCCCTCGTGCCCGCGCCGATCTGcaagagggccgccgccgcctccaagcaGCAGTTCACTGTCCCGGTGGCCGTGGCGGATCCCGCACCGGCAAAAACTACCGGCGGCGGATGCATCGGCGAGGAGGTCGCTGCTAGCGCAATGATGGCATGCCCGGAGCAAGCCTGCATGCAGGTCTAG